The Pseudomonas wenzhouensis genome has a segment encoding these proteins:
- a CDS encoding transposase, whose translation MVSTCFWWTPFQAPCGGSPVPGQRRSYPKSFKAQVVEECTQPGASVAGVALSHGLNANLVHKWIRRQYPWQVGLRRV comes from the coding sequence ATGGTGTCCACCTGTTTTTGGTGGACACCATTTCAAGCCCCTTGCGGCGGATCTCCCGTGCCAGGCCAACGCCGCTCCTATCCCAAATCCTTCAAGGCCCAGGTCGTCGAGGAGTGTACCCAGCCCGGCGCCTCGGTTGCCGGCGTGGCCTTGAGCCACGGCCTCAACGCCAATCTCGTGCACAAGTGGATTCGCCGCCAGTATCCGTGGCAAGTGGGTCTGCGCCGCGTGTGA
- the katG gene encoding catalase/peroxidase HPI, which yields MDPKSQKSAGQCPVMHGGNTSVGKSNMEWWPNALNLEILHQHDTKTNPLGQGFDYREAVKTLDVAALKRDLTALMTDSQDWWPADWGHYGGLMIRMAWHAAGSYRIADGRGGAGTGNQRFAPLNSWPDNANLDKARRLLWPIKKKYGNKISWADLIVLAGNVAYESMGLKTFGFAFGREDIWHPEQDTYWGSEKEWLAPTGSEGSRYSGERDLDNPLAAVMMGLIYVNPEGVDGKPDPLKTAHDVRVTFARMAMNDEETVALTAGGHTVGKCHGNGNAKNLGPEPEAADVEEQGLGWNNHVTRGIGRDTVTSGIEGAWTTHPTQWDNGYFYLLLNYDWELKKSPAGAWQWEPINIKEEDKPVDVEDPTIRYNPIMTDADMAMKMDPEYRKISERFYKDPAYFSDVFARAWFKLTHRDMGPKSRYIGPEAPQEDLIWQDPVPAGRRDYDVALVKSKIAASGLCISEMVSTAWDSARTFRGSDKRGGANGARIRLTPQKDWEGNEPERLAKVLTLLEGIAAQTGASVADVIVLAGNVGIEHAAKAAGFAISVPFTPGRGDASQAMTDVESFEVLEPVADGYRNWMKKDYTVSAEELMLDRTQLLGLTAPEMTVLVGGMRVLGTNHGGTKHGVFTDREGQLTNDFFVNLTDMANVWKPAGRNLYEIRDRKTGALKWTATRADLVFGSNSILRAYAEVYAQDDNHEKFISDFVAAWAKVMNADRFDLN from the coding sequence ATGGATCCGAAAAGTCAGAAATCTGCAGGTCAATGTCCTGTGATGCACGGAGGCAATACATCTGTTGGTAAGTCGAACATGGAGTGGTGGCCGAACGCCCTGAATTTAGAAATCCTGCACCAACATGACACTAAGACCAATCCGCTGGGGCAAGGCTTCGATTATCGAGAAGCCGTCAAAACACTAGACGTGGCGGCTCTAAAGCGTGATCTCACGGCACTGATGACGGACAGCCAGGACTGGTGGCCGGCTGATTGGGGGCACTATGGTGGTTTGATGATTCGAATGGCTTGGCATGCGGCAGGTTCTTATCGGATTGCGGATGGGCGCGGTGGTGCCGGCACCGGTAACCAGCGTTTTGCTCCACTGAACTCTTGGCCGGACAATGCCAATCTGGACAAGGCGCGTCGGCTACTTTGGCCTATCAAGAAAAAGTACGGCAACAAGATCAGTTGGGCTGATTTGATCGTGCTGGCTGGCAACGTGGCTTATGAGTCCATGGGCCTGAAGACCTTCGGTTTTGCTTTTGGTCGTGAGGATATTTGGCATCCCGAGCAGGACACTTACTGGGGCTCAGAAAAGGAATGGCTTGCCCCCACTGGTAGTGAAGGTAGCCGCTACTCTGGCGAGCGTGACCTAGATAATCCATTGGCTGCAGTAATGATGGGACTTATCTATGTCAACCCTGAGGGTGTTGATGGCAAACCTGATCCACTTAAGACCGCCCATGATGTCCGTGTTACCTTTGCTCGCATGGCAATGAACGATGAAGAAACCGTTGCGCTTACTGCAGGTGGGCACACTGTAGGTAAATGCCATGGTAACGGTAATGCCAAGAATCTTGGTCCTGAACCGGAAGCCGCAGATGTTGAAGAGCAAGGCCTTGGTTGGAACAACCATGTTACCCGGGGCATTGGCCGCGATACGGTGACTAGCGGTATTGAAGGTGCTTGGACCACCCATCCTACTCAGTGGGATAACGGTTATTTCTATCTGCTGCTCAACTATGACTGGGAGCTAAAGAAGAGCCCCGCCGGAGCATGGCAATGGGAGCCCATTAATATCAAAGAAGAAGATAAGCCGGTAGACGTGGAGGATCCAACGATCCGCTACAACCCAATCATGACTGATGCCGATATGGCCATGAAAATGGATCCTGAATACCGCAAGATTTCCGAGCGATTCTACAAGGACCCTGCGTACTTTTCGGATGTTTTTGCTCGTGCCTGGTTTAAGTTGACTCACCGAGATATGGGCCCGAAAAGTCGGTATATCGGACCGGAGGCGCCACAAGAAGATCTGATCTGGCAAGATCCAGTTCCTGCTGGTCGGCGTGATTATGACGTTGCTCTAGTAAAATCAAAGATTGCAGCCAGTGGTTTGTGTATCAGTGAAATGGTCAGCACCGCCTGGGACAGCGCGCGAACCTTCCGGGGCTCTGATAAGCGTGGCGGTGCAAACGGTGCACGCATTCGCCTGACTCCGCAAAAGGATTGGGAAGGCAACGAGCCAGAGCGTCTCGCTAAGGTGCTTACCCTGCTGGAGGGCATCGCTGCACAAACGGGGGCTAGCGTTGCTGATGTAATAGTGCTGGCGGGTAATGTGGGGATTGAGCATGCTGCCAAGGCGGCTGGTTTTGCGATCAGCGTACCGTTCACGCCGGGCCGTGGTGATGCCAGCCAGGCGATGACTGATGTCGAATCCTTTGAGGTGCTGGAGCCGGTTGCCGATGGATATCGCAACTGGATGAAGAAAGACTATACGGTGAGTGCGGAAGAGTTGATGCTTGATCGTACCCAACTACTAGGTCTGACTGCGCCTGAAATGACCGTGCTAGTTGGTGGCATGCGTGTGCTGGGTACTAACCATGGTGGAACCAAGCATGGAGTATTTACTGACCGCGAAGGCCAGCTGACCAATGACTTTTTCGTCAACCTGACCGATATGGCAAACGTGTGGAAACCGGCAGGTCGTAATTTGTACGAGATCCGTGATCGCAAAACAGGTGCGTTGAAATGGACAGCAACGCGTGCAGACTTGGTGTTCGGTTCCAATTCGATTCTGCGTGCCTATGCTGAGGTCTATGCTCAGGATGATAACCACGAAAAGTTTATCAGTGATTTCGTCGCTGCATGGGCGAAAGTTATGAATGCTGATCGCTTTGACTTGAATTGA
- a CDS encoding rhodanese-like domain-containing protein encodes MKRLLLSTALSLLALTAQAADIGVTAHEVHARVQQADAKVLFVDVRDPVEIMFVGFTDAVHINVPYLLVDRSAWDEQRGTYKIAQNPNFITEIRAELKKRGLDENAEIITMCRSGSERGEPSAAFLRENGFPNARYVINGFQGSAIKEGAHSGFRLQNGWQNSGLPWSPKMNPEKMYRP; translated from the coding sequence ATGAAACGATTGTTGCTATCTACTGCATTGAGCTTGCTCGCTCTTACTGCGCAGGCCGCTGATATTGGCGTCACCGCCCATGAGGTACATGCTCGAGTCCAGCAGGCTGACGCCAAAGTTCTGTTCGTCGACGTCCGCGACCCAGTTGAGATCATGTTCGTCGGCTTCACCGACGCCGTGCATATCAATGTTCCCTACCTTCTGGTTGACCGCAGCGCCTGGGACGAACAGCGTGGCACTTACAAAATCGCGCAAAACCCAAACTTCATTACCGAAATCCGTGCCGAGTTGAAAAAACGAGGCCTCGATGAGAATGCCGAGATCATCACCATGTGTCGCTCCGGCAGCGAACGGGGCGAACCAAGTGCGGCTTTTCTCCGTGAGAACGGTTTTCCCAATGCTCGTTATGTAATCAATGGATTTCAGGGCTCGGCAATTAAGGAAGGCGCACATTCAGGCTTTCGTTTGCAGAACGGCTGGCAAAACTCCGGTCTGCCGTGGAGTCCGAAGATGAACCCGGAAAAGATGTACCGCCCATAA
- a CDS encoding DsrE family protein: MKKLLTAIALSGLTTMAMAETQAVTVIVSDASNMTQGMAMVLANQMQAQGAQVDILLCDQAGALALKEAGGEALKPNDVTPAQLLNAAMQKGATASVCALYLPNTGYTQAQLKEGVSVAKPDAMASAMLEKQRKVFSF; this comes from the coding sequence ATGAAAAAATTACTAACAGCTATTGCCTTGTCTGGTCTCACCACCATGGCCATGGCCGAAACCCAAGCGGTAACAGTCATAGTCAGTGACGCAAGCAATATGACCCAGGGTATGGCCATGGTACTGGCCAACCAGATGCAGGCGCAGGGGGCTCAGGTGGATATTCTGCTTTGCGACCAGGCGGGTGCTCTGGCGCTCAAGGAGGCAGGAGGTGAAGCCCTGAAACCCAATGATGTGACTCCGGCGCAACTGCTAAATGCCGCCATGCAAAAAGGTGCCACTGCGTCGGTCTGTGCGCTCTATTTGCCCAACACCGGTTATACCCAGGCGCAACTCAAGGAGGGTGTCTCAGTCGCCAAGCCTGACGCCATGGCAAGCGCCATGCTTGAAAAGCAGCGCAAGGTATTCAGCTTTTAA
- a CDS encoding rhodanese-like domain-containing protein has product MKSAHDLVTEAKARIHEINIDAADAAIHEADVLLDVREADEFHAGHIPGAINIPRGLLEFKLSNDPKLSARDMKIVLYCKTSGRAALAACSLHDMGYLQVQSIEGGFDAWFAAGKDVTTPSLPTFD; this is encoded by the coding sequence ATGAAAAGTGCGCATGACTTGGTCACCGAAGCCAAGGCCCGCATCCACGAAATCAACATTGATGCCGCTGACGCCGCAATCCACGAAGCAGACGTTCTGCTAGACGTACGAGAGGCTGACGAGTTCCACGCAGGACACATACCTGGCGCGATAAACATTCCGCGCGGCTTACTGGAATTCAAACTGAGCAACGATCCGAAGCTATCAGCTCGTGACATGAAGATTGTGCTGTACTGCAAAACGAGTGGCCGGGCAGCCTTGGCTGCTTGTTCCTTGCACGATATGGGCTACCTACAGGTGCAATCAATCGAGGGTGGTTTTGATGCTTGGTTCGCTGCCGGCAAGGACGTGACTACACCTAGCCTGCCGACCTTTGACTGA
- a CDS encoding SulP family inorganic anion transporter — protein sequence MKLSRWLPCLDWSQSYDRSSAAQDGLAALIVTLMLIPQSLAYAMLAGLPPVTGLYASIVPLLAYALFGSSRTLAVGPVAVVSLMTAASLAPLFPAGSAEYIGAAMLLALMSGLLLALMAVLRLGFLANFLSHPVVSGFISASGILIAVGQLKHLLGVSASGESLPQILPQLWQNLPKSHWPTLLIGLLSLAWLWWSRARLKALLQRLGLSAQSAGNLAKAGPVLAIVAAIVAVTLLQLDQLGVRVVGAIPQGLPGLTLPTLDLNLALQLLPAAVLISLVGFVESVSVGQTLAAKRRQRIEPDNELLGLGAANLGAAFSGGFPVTGGFARSVVNHDAGAQTPMAGVFTAAGIALSVMLLTPLLHNLPQAVLAATIIVAVLSLVDPSSLRRTWRYSRQDGTAQLATLLGVLLIGVEAGILIGVALSLLLFLWRTSQPHMAVVGQVPGSEHFRNVERFAVIESPSVLSLRVDESLYFPNARYLEDRIGELIASRPQVRHLVLMCSGVNLIDASALESLEAIVERLHTAGVQLHLSEVKGPVMDQLRRSSFLEQFGGQVFISQFQALKALAPQIAFETLGQGSYRADSTVQFTRKTP from the coding sequence ATGAAACTAAGCCGCTGGCTGCCATGCCTCGACTGGAGCCAAAGTTACGACCGCAGCAGCGCCGCCCAGGACGGTCTGGCGGCACTGATCGTGACACTGATGCTGATTCCCCAGAGCCTGGCCTACGCCATGCTTGCCGGGCTGCCGCCGGTAACGGGCCTGTATGCCAGCATAGTGCCACTGCTGGCCTATGCCCTGTTCGGCTCCAGCCGCACCCTGGCGGTCGGACCCGTGGCCGTAGTCTCGCTGATGACCGCAGCATCACTGGCCCCGCTATTTCCTGCTGGCAGTGCCGAGTATATCGGCGCGGCCATGTTGCTGGCCCTAATGTCCGGCTTGCTGCTCGCACTGATGGCGGTATTGCGCCTAGGCTTTCTCGCCAACTTCCTCAGCCATCCGGTGGTTTCCGGCTTTATCAGTGCCTCGGGCATTCTGATTGCCGTAGGCCAGCTCAAGCATCTACTGGGGGTATCGGCCTCCGGGGAAAGCCTGCCGCAAATCCTGCCGCAGCTCTGGCAGAACCTGCCGAAAAGCCATTGGCCCACCCTGCTGATCGGCCTGCTCAGCCTGGCCTGGCTGTGGTGGTCAAGGGCCCGGCTGAAGGCGCTGCTGCAGCGCCTAGGGCTATCGGCACAGAGCGCTGGCAACCTGGCCAAGGCCGGGCCGGTGCTGGCAATAGTGGCGGCCATAGTCGCCGTCACCTTACTGCAGCTGGACCAGCTTGGAGTCAGGGTGGTCGGCGCCATTCCCCAGGGCCTGCCCGGCCTGACCCTGCCCACGCTCGACCTGAACCTGGCCCTGCAACTGCTGCCGGCAGCGGTACTAATCAGCCTCGTGGGCTTTGTAGAATCGGTCTCGGTTGGCCAGACTCTGGCCGCCAAACGCCGCCAGCGCATCGAGCCGGATAATGAGCTGCTCGGCCTCGGCGCTGCCAACCTCGGCGCTGCCTTCAGCGGTGGCTTCCCGGTTACTGGCGGCTTTGCCCGTTCGGTGGTCAACCATGATGCCGGCGCGCAGACGCCCATGGCCGGGGTCTTTACCGCCGCCGGCATAGCCCTGAGCGTAATGCTCCTGACCCCGCTGCTGCACAACCTGCCCCAGGCCGTACTTGCCGCCACCATCATCGTCGCGGTGCTTAGCCTGGTCGACCCGAGCTCGCTGCGCCGCACCTGGCGCTACTCGCGCCAGGACGGCACTGCGCAGCTGGCCACCCTGCTCGGCGTGCTGCTAATTGGCGTGGAAGCCGGCATCCTGATAGGTGTGGCGCTCTCGCTGCTGCTATTTCTCTGGCGCACCAGCCAGCCCCATATGGCAGTGGTCGGCCAGGTACCGGGTAGTGAGCATTTTCGCAATGTCGAACGCTTCGCCGTCATCGAGTCTCCCAGCGTGCTGTCGCTGCGGGTCGACGAGAGCCTGTACTTCCCCAACGCCCGCTACCTGGAGGACCGTATTGGCGAACTGATCGCAAGCCGCCCCCAGGTTCGCCATCTGGTGCTGATGTGCTCCGGGGTCAACCTGATCGACGCTAGTGCCTTGGAGTCGCTGGAAGCCATAGTCGAACGCTTGCATACGGCAGGTGTGCAGTTGCACCTATCAGAGGTCAAGGGCCCGGTGATGGATCAATTGCGCCGCTCCAGTTTTCTCGAGCAGTTTGGCGGCCAGGTATTTATCAGCCAGTTCCAGGCCCTAAAAGCCCTAGCCCCACAGATCGCTTTTGAGACACTTGGGCAAGGCTCATACAGAGCAGATTCAACCGTTCAGTTCACAAGGAAAACCCCATGA
- a CDS encoding MBL fold metallo-hydrolase, whose translation MQPHVEAFFDPATYTYSYVVTDLASKHCAIIDSVLDYDPAAGRTSYKSADRLIAYVREQQLQVDWLLETHVHADHLSAAPYLKRELGGTLAIGENITIVQDTFGKLFNADAEFATDGRQFDHLFKDGDTFNLGSIEARVIHTPGHTPACMTYLIGDAGFVGDTLFMPDYGTARCDFPGGDARTLFQSIRKLFTLPDTTRLFMCHDYKAPGRDDFRYQTSVAEQRELNVHVHEGISEADFVAMRSARDATLGMPTLILPSVQVNMRAGQLPPAEDNGTRYLKIPLDVL comes from the coding sequence ATGCAGCCTCATGTAGAAGCTTTTTTCGACCCAGCAACTTACACCTACAGCTACGTCGTGACCGACCTGGCGAGCAAGCACTGCGCCATCATCGACTCGGTACTCGACTACGATCCCGCCGCGGGGCGTACTTCCTACAAGAGCGCGGATCGCCTGATTGCCTATGTGCGCGAGCAGCAACTGCAGGTGGACTGGCTGTTGGAAACCCATGTACACGCTGACCACCTCTCCGCTGCTCCCTACCTGAAACGCGAACTGGGCGGGACGCTGGCCATCGGCGAAAACATCACCATAGTTCAAGACACCTTTGGCAAGCTGTTCAACGCCGACGCCGAATTTGCTACCGACGGCCGTCAGTTCGATCACCTGTTCAAGGATGGAGATACCTTCAATCTGGGCAGTATTGAGGCCCGCGTCATCCATACCCCGGGCCATACCCCGGCGTGCATGACCTACTTGATCGGTGATGCCGGCTTTGTCGGCGATACCCTGTTCATGCCCGACTACGGCACCGCACGTTGCGATTTCCCCGGGGGTGATGCGCGCACGTTGTTTCAGTCGATTCGCAAGCTGTTTACCCTGCCCGACACAACGCGCCTGTTTATGTGCCACGACTACAAGGCACCGGGGCGTGATGACTTCCGCTACCAAACCAGCGTTGCTGAACAACGCGAGCTGAACGTGCATGTGCATGAAGGCATCAGCGAGGCTGACTTTGTTGCCATGCGCAGCGCCCGTGATGCCACCCTGGGCATGCCGACCCTGATTCTTCCGTCAGTGCAAGTGAACATGCGCGCCGGCCAATTGCCTCCCGCCGAGGACAACGGGACCCGTTACCTGAAAATCCCCCTCGACGTGCTCTGA
- a CDS encoding bifunctional protein tyrosine phosphatase family protein/NAD(P)/FAD-dependent oxidoreductase, with protein sequence MDTLKHLSPFIAVAAQLQPADMGTLAAAGFRCVINNRPDAEGENQPSSAEMQAAALASGLQYHYLPVLSGQISDENIAAFTALLNQVRGPVLAFCRTGTRSTSLWALSEAHHLDPLVLLNTARGNGYDLSGLAPRLEQRWQQAPVSQPQSSASATQRYDVVVVGGGAAGCAVTASLLRRSPELRIAVVEPRDQHYYQPGWTLVGAGIFERARTERAMARCIPNGAQWIRAAVAGFEPEKQCIVLEDGNRIGYRALVVCPGLSLDWDAVEGLKATLGKNGVTSNYQFELAPYTWQLVQNLRRGLALFTQPPMPIKCAGAPQKALYLSCDWWRKEGVLKDIEVEFSSAGAVLFGVPTFVPPLMKYVERYNARLNFNTTLTAVDGPAQKAWFKQVNAAGNSQIIEKDFDFLHAVPSQHAPDFIRQSPLANVDGWVEADHETLRHPRYGNIFSLGDVCAAPNAKTAAAVRKQAPVVAENVIAVLTGKGPRALYDGYGSCPLTVERGKVVLAEFGYGGTLLPTFPLDPAVPRRLAWELKVKMMPSIYFDMMLRGREWLAEPKHLPHEPMPVEATAACNFEKDAGQ encoded by the coding sequence ATGGATACCCTAAAGCACCTGAGCCCATTTATCGCCGTAGCCGCGCAATTGCAGCCAGCGGACATGGGCACCCTGGCCGCTGCCGGCTTTCGATGCGTAATCAACAACCGTCCTGACGCTGAAGGGGAAAACCAGCCCAGCTCCGCCGAGATGCAAGCGGCAGCCTTGGCCAGTGGGCTGCAGTACCATTACTTGCCGGTGCTTTCCGGGCAGATCAGCGATGAAAACATCGCCGCGTTTACCGCGCTGCTCAACCAGGTTCGTGGCCCGGTTCTGGCCTTCTGTCGCACCGGCACCCGTTCCACAAGCCTGTGGGCGTTGAGCGAGGCACATCATCTTGACCCGCTGGTACTACTCAATACTGCGCGGGGCAATGGCTACGACCTCAGCGGCTTGGCCCCACGCCTTGAACAGCGTTGGCAGCAAGCGCCCGTCAGCCAGCCGCAGAGCAGCGCATCAGCCACCCAACGCTACGACGTCGTAGTGGTGGGCGGCGGTGCGGCAGGTTGTGCGGTCACCGCCAGCTTGTTGCGCCGATCGCCAGAGCTGCGCATTGCCGTGGTTGAACCCCGCGACCAGCATTACTACCAGCCTGGTTGGACGTTGGTGGGGGCTGGTATTTTTGAACGCGCCCGCACAGAACGCGCAATGGCTCGTTGCATCCCCAATGGAGCGCAATGGATTCGAGCAGCTGTGGCTGGCTTTGAGCCCGAGAAGCAATGCATCGTGCTTGAAGATGGCAACCGCATTGGGTACCGCGCCCTGGTGGTATGCCCAGGCTTGAGCCTGGACTGGGATGCGGTCGAGGGCCTCAAGGCGACCCTAGGCAAGAACGGCGTCACCTCCAACTACCAGTTCGAACTTGCCCCCTATACTTGGCAACTGGTGCAGAACCTGCGCCGCGGTCTCGCCCTGTTCACCCAACCACCGATGCCGATTAAGTGCGCCGGTGCTCCGCAAAAAGCGCTGTACCTGTCCTGCGACTGGTGGCGCAAAGAAGGCGTGCTGAAGGATATCGAGGTGGAGTTCTCCTCGGCCGGCGCCGTGCTATTCGGCGTACCGACCTTCGTGCCGCCGCTCATGAAATATGTCGAGCGCTACAACGCCCGTCTCAATTTCAACACCACCCTTACGGCAGTGGATGGCCCTGCACAAAAAGCCTGGTTCAAACAAGTCAATGCGGCCGGCAACAGCCAGATCATCGAAAAAGACTTCGACTTTCTTCATGCCGTGCCATCTCAGCATGCACCGGACTTTATACGCCAAAGCCCTCTGGCCAATGTCGACGGCTGGGTTGAGGCCGACCATGAAACCCTGCGCCACCCGCGCTACGGCAACATCTTCAGCCTGGGCGATGTGTGCGCCGCACCCAATGCGAAAACGGCAGCGGCAGTTCGCAAACAGGCCCCGGTGGTGGCCGAGAACGTGATCGCCGTGCTGACCGGCAAAGGGCCACGTGCCCTCTATGATGGGTATGGCTCCTGCCCGCTCACTGTTGAGCGCGGCAAGGTGGTACTGGCCGAATTCGGCTACGGCGGCACGCTTTTGCCCACCTTCCCACTTGATCCCGCTGTGCCGCGTCGCCTGGCCTGGGAGCTGAAGGTGAAGATGATGCCGAGTATCTACTTCGACATGATGTTGCGTGGCCGCGAGTGGCTGGCAGAACCCAAGCACCTACCCCATGAACCCATGCCGGTGGAAGCCACAGCGGCCTGCAACTTCGAGAAGGACGCCGGCCAATGA
- a CDS encoding LysE family translocator: protein MADLWMFVGALVVVYLVPGPDMVLMLQTAATQGRAHAMAVAAGLGLARGAHVLIAALGLGALLKSSPEIFEVLRLMGAAYLVWLAIRIFRAPSLIAACPVGNSRSDVQLWRASLCKGLITNISNPKALLFCSVLLPQFIRPEESAVAGQFALLGIVLVFTGLCFDLLYASAGAALSRWLAQRPLAQTLQRWLFASILIGFGVRMALAGRA, encoded by the coding sequence ATGGCTGATTTATGGATGTTTGTCGGGGCGCTGGTGGTTGTCTATCTGGTACCGGGCCCAGATATGGTGCTGATGTTGCAGACTGCGGCTACCCAAGGGCGTGCTCATGCCATGGCTGTTGCCGCTGGCCTGGGATTGGCCAGAGGCGCGCATGTGCTGATAGCTGCGTTGGGGCTGGGGGCGTTGCTCAAGTCTTCGCCCGAGATCTTCGAGGTGCTGCGCCTTATGGGCGCCGCCTATCTGGTCTGGCTGGCTATCAGGATCTTTCGGGCGCCGTCACTGATAGCAGCATGCCCTGTAGGAAACAGCCGCAGTGATGTGCAACTCTGGCGCGCTTCATTGTGTAAGGGATTGATCACCAACATAAGCAACCCCAAGGCACTACTGTTCTGCTCGGTTCTATTACCGCAGTTCATTCGCCCGGAGGAGAGCGCAGTCGCCGGGCAATTTGCCCTTCTCGGTATCGTGCTGGTATTCACGGGGCTGTGCTTCGATTTGCTATACGCCTCTGCAGGCGCCGCGCTCAGCCGCTGGCTGGCACAGCGACCACTGGCCCAAACCCTCCAGCGCTGGCTGTTTGCGTCCATTCTGATTGGCTTCGGTGTACGAATGGCTCTGGCGGGACGGGCCTAG
- a CDS encoding YgaP family membrane protein: protein MKSNVGGIDKIARIVVGIALIVWTFFGGPVWAWIGVLPLATGLLGWCPAYTLLGIKTCPVKK, encoded by the coding sequence ATGAAATCAAACGTTGGCGGCATCGACAAGATTGCTCGAATCGTGGTTGGTATCGCGCTGATCGTCTGGACATTCTTTGGCGGCCCAGTATGGGCTTGGATCGGTGTCCTGCCATTGGCCACCGGCCTACTCGGGTGGTGCCCGGCTTACACTCTGCTTGGCATCAAGACCTGCCCGGTCAAGAAATAG
- a CDS encoding Dps family protein, translated as MPINIGISACDREKIAHGLSGLLADSYTLYLMTHNFHWNVTGPQFNGLHQMFMTQYTEQWNALDMIAERIRALGHPAPGTYKAFIQLASIAEVEGVPKSNDMVRHLVTAHEATARTARKMFPLVDAADDQPTADLLTQRIEVHEKTAWMLRSLLE; from the coding sequence ATGCCCATTAATATAGGTATTAGTGCCTGTGACCGTGAGAAAATTGCGCACGGCCTATCTGGGCTGCTGGCTGACAGCTACACCTTATATTTGATGACCCATAACTTTCACTGGAATGTAACCGGACCACAATTCAACGGACTGCATCAGATGTTTATGACGCAATATACCGAGCAATGGAATGCTCTGGACATGATTGCGGAACGCATTCGTGCACTCGGGCATCCCGCACCGGGTACCTACAAAGCATTTATCCAACTCGCGTCTATTGCTGAAGTTGAGGGAGTGCCGAAGTCTAACGATATGGTTCGGCACTTAGTCACAGCTCACGAGGCAACCGCACGAACCGCACGCAAGATGTTCCCTCTGGTCGATGCTGCAGATGATCAGCCGACTGCTGATCTACTCACCCAGCGAATTGAAGTTCATGAGAAAACAGCATGGATGCTGCGTAGCCTTCTGGAATAG